The DNA segment CGCCATGGATTTGAACCATGGACCCTCTCCTTAAAAGGGAGATGCTCTACCAGCTGAGCTAGCGGATCACGGAGATGGTTTTGTCTTATTTTATCAGTTTAATGTCAACTTTATTTGGGGCGCTTTTTTAGGAATATCGCGCCCCTACATACTTTTATTAAGTGCTTAAAAAACAGAGGCCAAACCGATCGTCGCGGACCTGTCGGCCCCTACGGAGACCACATCGATCGGGACTCCGGCCTGAGATTCAATATAATCCACGTAGGCGCGGGCTTCGGCCGGCATTTCGGCGCGGGTTTTGAATTTGCTGAGGTCGGTCTTCCAACCCTTGAATTCTTTATATATCGGCTTCATTTTTGAGGGCTCGCTCGACATCAAGAAGTCCGTCGTTTTTCCGACACTGGCGCCCTCATAACCCGTGCACACTTGGATCGTGTCGAAATCATTAAGGACATCCAGCTTGGTGAGTACGATGCTGGAAATCCCGTTGACGCCGATCGAATATTTGAGCGCGACCATATCTAACCATCCACAACGACGGGGGCGGCCGGTCGTGGCGCCGAATTCGGCACCGATTTTACGAAGTTTTTCTCCTGTGGCATCGTTCAGTTCCGTGGGAAAGGGGCCCGTGCCCACGCGAGTGCAGTAGGCTTTGGCCACACCAATCACTTTATTGATCTGCTGAGGCCCGATGCCTGTCCCTAAGCAGGCCGAAGCGCTGATGGTCGACGAGCTTGTAACGTAAGGATAGCTGCCGTGGAAAATATCCAGGAGGGCACCCTGAGCGCCTTCAAACAAAATCTTTTTCCCGTCCTTGAGCCACGCTGTCATCGTTTCGCCCAAGTTGTGGGTCACAAACGGTGCGAAGTAGTCCTTAAGCTTTACGATATCATCGTGGACTTTTTGCGCGTCAATTTTTGGAATTTTATAGAGATGTTCAAAAAGACAATTTTTTTCTAAAAGGAGCAACTCGATCTTCTCTTTAAGATTCGGTAAAAATAAATCACGGAAAAGAAGAGCCCGACGAGAGGCGCGATCCTCGTAAGCCGGGCCGATGCCGCGTTTGGTAGTCCCGATGTGATTGACCACTTCGCGAGCGGCATCGAGTTCTTTGTGAAAGGGGAGAACGAGAGTGGCGTTGCCAGAAATTTGCAGGTTTTCTGGCGTAAGAGAAATTCCACTTTTAAGAACATAGTCCATTTCTTCTTTGAGGCCAAAGAGATCTAGGGCCACACCGTTACCGATAAAGCATTTTGTTTGAGGATGAAGAATTCCGGAGGGAATCAGATGCAGAACGGTTTTTTTACCATTCACAATCAGTGTGTGACCG comes from the Bdellovibrionales bacterium genome and includes:
- a CDS encoding adenylosuccinate synthase, coding for MPAVVVVGAQWGDEGKGKFVDYFAKDAHGVVRFQGGANAGHTLIVNGKKTVLHLIPSGILHPQTKCFIGNGVALDLFGLKEEMDYVLKSGISLTPENLQISGNATLVLPFHKELDAAREVVNHIGTTKRGIGPAYEDRASRRALLFRDLFLPNLKEKIELLLLEKNCLFEHLYKIPKIDAQKVHDDIVKLKDYFAPFVTHNLGETMTAWLKDGKKILFEGAQGALLDIFHGSYPYVTSSSTISASACLGTGIGPQQINKVIGVAKAYCTRVGTGPFPTELNDATGEKLRKIGAEFGATTGRPRRCGWLDMVALKYSIGVNGISSIVLTKLDVLNDFDTIQVCTGYEGASVGKTTDFLMSSEPSKMKPIYKEFKGWKTDLSKFKTRAEMPAEARAYVDYIESQAGVPIDVVSVGADRSATIGLASVF